A stretch of Episyrphus balteatus chromosome 2, idEpiBalt1.1, whole genome shotgun sequence DNA encodes these proteins:
- the LOC129910537 gene encoding uncharacterized protein LOC129910537 isoform X3 produces MKALMERVETTRAENPALFCLVASSSLGALAVLGHYLSGSTVVLICLIAAVIFSTKYNFKILKRKKIDNTNLIKLQENEFDEFLPEVNESNMSLLERASDQSSVALPAEEGEEKSEEIPSFLMIPDCIPEIDENSTDEDDALGIGVPDEILNEHRSRSAEIEFKKGHFKKDSSVSTSSSSDEENLSKGLKFPDHSNVEDHGSSTTQSKQSELSQQMQQSLIMSRTILPSLVTGLVSWAGGSSAVATAAAVAIDNHTKSELHRVGHDDNNKTYSDEDESDYEIVNTDEYQ; encoded by the exons ATGAAGGCACTTATGGAGCGAGTTGAAACAACTCGTGCTGAAAATCCTGCACTTTTTTGTTTAGTGGCCTCATCGTCTTTAGGAGCATTGGCCGTTTTGGGACATTATTTATCCGGTTCAACGGTTGTGCTAATTTGTCTTATTGCTGCTGTTATATTTTCAActaaatataatttcaaaattttgaaaagaaagaaaatag ataatacaaatttgattaaattaCAAGAAAATGAATTTGATGAATTTTTACCCGAAGTCAATGAGAGTAATATGTCGCTTTTGGAGCGTGCCAGTGATCAATCCAGTGTCGCCCTTCCTGCCGAGGAGGGTGAAGAAAAAAGTGAGGAAATTCCCTCATTTTTAATGATCCCTGATTGCATACCCGAAATTGACGAAAACTCAACTGACGAGGATGATGCCTTGGGTATAGGTGTACCCGACGAAATATTAAACGAACATCGATCTCGATCTGCCGAaatcgagttcaaaaaaggACATTTCAAAAAGGATTCTTCCGTATCGACATCTTCATCGTCCGATGAAGAAAACCTATCCAAGGGTTTGAAATTTCCCGATCATTCGAATGTCGAAGATCATGGATCATCAACAACACAATCAAAACAATCTGAACTCAGTCAACAAATGCAACAGTCTCTGATTATGTCGcgtaccattttaccaagtctTGTTACAGGATTGGTATCATGGGCAGGTGGCAGTAGTGCAGTTGCTACAGCTGCTGCTGTTGCAATTGATAATCACACCAAGAGTGAATTACATCGTGTTGGACACGATGACAATAATAAAACATACTCAGATGAAGATGAAAGTGATTACGAAATAGTTAATACTGACGAATATCAGTAa
- the LOC129911474 gene encoding NEDD8 ultimate buster 1, producing the protein MPNLIDNIIIQVRARLQQQQIKLWLEPFYYQEIGVVESELEKLAEEFSGNLSISVSNCKLALSELQDGALRKLASRKEFEETGLATFSVRRVSNNEGTENVFEVKCALSDLGEELQQRIAEKLQLSDASSIKIISAGKIVNPKVVLELQGIKNNQQLMTIIGGVDNNSQNTQDAMYDRIKKIKEDVEAIVSSGNRLFEMEDQDGNPVFLPPNENKALLMAMGYCEKARSAIKRNQYDEALILLLEADEKFITCNSKFLESVDNYALVNLDIVWCYLCLKNLTQLPDAQRRLEICEKSFHRSYGKDLSRLINLKGDSCPERALIMRLHLLQGVLLFHQNRRNEAYEKLDLAQSELSKLKVDDSTVDQLVEMGFDAVESRIGLRACKGDLCQAISFIQDRKNKIAEARKKSRKERKLNAKLDHSSKSESESENWVNPRSVCSLVEMGFPQELVVVALKKSDNDLTKALDMLQSNTEALIEALPTTPQTVDETLFDELKKMGFDEKTVRLALESTMNNSEKAMEFLLKTFENQNELSATIQQLVNATSGASTSTGAVSGESSIVGKFLKKAQREIDSMSAYNRFNEDISPNENEYLDLPLVQEEQILAEYKRFLEQ; encoded by the exons ATGCCAAATCTAATTGACAATATAATAATCCAAGTCCGAGCTCgacttcaacaacaacaaataaaactcTGGCTCGAACCATTCTATTATCAGGAAATTGGTGTTGTCGAATCGGAATTAGAG AAACTTGCTGAAGAATTTAGTGGGAATCTGTCGATTTCTGTTTCCAATTGTAAATTGGCTTTGAGTGAGTTACAGGATGGAGCTCTGCGTAAATTAGCATCACGCAAGGAATTCGAAGAAACTG GTTTGGCAACATTTAGTGTCCGTCGTGTTAGCAACAACGAGGGCACGGAAAATGTCTTCGAAGTCAAATGTGCTCTTTCTGATCTCGGTGAAGAGCTTCAACAAAGAATCGCTGAGAAATTACAACTCAGTGATGCTTcaagtataaaaattataagcGCTGGAAAGATTGTTAATCCAAAAGTTGTTCTTGAACTTCAAG gaatcaaaaataatcaacaaTTGATGACTATAATCGGTGGAGTTGACAATAACTCTCAAAACACTCAAGATGCAATGTACGATCGTATTAAGAAAATCAAAGAAGATGTAGAGGCTATTGTTAGTTCTGGAAATCGTCTATTTGAG ATGGAAGATCAAGATGGAAATCCAGTTTTTCTTCCACCAAATGAAAATAAAGCTTTGCTTATGGCAATGGGCTATTGCGAGAAGGCTCGATCAGCTATTAAACGCAATCAATATGATGAAGCTTTAATTTTGCTTTTGGAAGCTGATGAAAAGTTCATCACATGCAATTCAAAGTTTTTGGAGTCAGTGGATAATTATGCGCTGGTCAATTTGGATATTGTTTGGTGTTATCTTTGTCTTAAg AATCTTACACAACTACCTGATGCTCAACGTCGTTtagaaatttgtgaaaaaagcTTTCATCGTAGCTATGGCAAAGATCTAAGCCGTTTAATTAACCTTAAAGGTGATTCATGCCCAGAACGAGCTCTTATAATGCGTCTCCATCTGCTCCAAGgtgttttattatttcatcaaaatcgaCGCAATGAAGCTTATGAAAAACTCGATCTTGCTCAGTCAGAGCTTAGTAAATTGAAAGTTGATGATTCCACTGTGGATCAGCTAGTTGAAATGGGATTTGATGCGGTGGAGTCAAGAATAGGTTTGCGTGCTTGTAAAGGAGACCTTTGTCAAGCTATCAGTTTTATTCAagatcgaaaaaataaaatcgccGAAGCTCGCAAGAAGTCAAGGAAAGAGAGAAAACTTAATGCGAAACTTGATCATTCGTCGAAGTCGGAGAGTGAATCTGAAAATTGGGTTAATCCACGAAGTGTGTGCTCTTTGGTTGAGATGGGCTTTCCACAAGAGCTAGTTGTTGTGGCTTTGAAAAAGTCAGATAATGATTTAACGAAGGcg TTGGATATGTTACAATCGAATACAGAAGCATTAATTGAAGCCCTTCCAACAACTCCACAGACTGTCGATGAAACATTGTTCGATGAA CTTAagaaaatgggttttgatgaaaaaacaGTCCGATTAGCTTTGGAATCCACAATGAATAATAGCGAAAAAGCAATGGAGTTCCTTTTGAAAACATTTGAAAATCAGAATGAACTTAGTGCTACTATTCAACAACTGGTTAATGCCACTTCAGGAGCATCAACTTCCACTGGAGCAGTTAGTGGTGAATCATCGATTGTGggcaaatttttaaagaaggCACAAAGGGAAATCGATTCCATGAGTGCATATAATCGCTTCAATGAGGATATATCTCCCAATGAAAATGAGTATTTGGACTTGCCATTGGTACAAGAGGAACAAATTCTTGCTGAGTACAAACGCTTCTTGGAGCAATGA
- the LOC129910537 gene encoding uncharacterized protein LOC129910537 isoform X1 → MCGYYERIMMELMNVYEMIHIKPLGLLFLLIFFYWFYKNIFSVQIIPPDELQLKMKALMERVETTRAENPALFCLVASSSLGALAVLGHYLSGSTVVLICLIAAVIFSTKYNFKILKRKKIDNTNLIKLQENEFDEFLPEVNESNMSLLERASDQSSVALPAEEGEEKSEEIPSFLMIPDCIPEIDENSTDEDDALGIGVPDEILNEHRSRSAEIEFKKGHFKKDSSVSTSSSSDEENLSKGLKFPDHSNVEDHGSSTTQSKQSELSQQMQQSLIMSRTILPSLVTGLVSWAGGSSAVATAAAVAIDNHTKSELHRVGHDDNNKTYSDEDESDYEIVNTDEYQ, encoded by the exons ATGTGCGGCTATTACGAACGCATCATGATGGAATTAATGAATGTGTATGaaat GATACACATAAAACCATTAGGTTTACTATTTCTCCTAATATTCTTTTATTGGTtctataaaaacattttctctGTGCAAATAATCCCACCTGATGAATTGCAATTGAAAATGAAGGCACTTATGGAGCGAGTTGAAACAACTCGTGCTGAAAATCCTGCACTTTTTTGTTTAGTGGCCTCATCGTCTTTAGGAGCATTGGCCGTTTTGGGACATTATTTATCCGGTTCAACGGTTGTGCTAATTTGTCTTATTGCTGCTGTTATATTTTCAActaaatataatttcaaaattttgaaaagaaagaaaatag ataatacaaatttgattaaattaCAAGAAAATGAATTTGATGAATTTTTACCCGAAGTCAATGAGAGTAATATGTCGCTTTTGGAGCGTGCCAGTGATCAATCCAGTGTCGCCCTTCCTGCCGAGGAGGGTGAAGAAAAAAGTGAGGAAATTCCCTCATTTTTAATGATCCCTGATTGCATACCCGAAATTGACGAAAACTCAACTGACGAGGATGATGCCTTGGGTATAGGTGTACCCGACGAAATATTAAACGAACATCGATCTCGATCTGCCGAaatcgagttcaaaaaaggACATTTCAAAAAGGATTCTTCCGTATCGACATCTTCATCGTCCGATGAAGAAAACCTATCCAAGGGTTTGAAATTTCCCGATCATTCGAATGTCGAAGATCATGGATCATCAACAACACAATCAAAACAATCTGAACTCAGTCAACAAATGCAACAGTCTCTGATTATGTCGcgtaccattttaccaagtctTGTTACAGGATTGGTATCATGGGCAGGTGGCAGTAGTGCAGTTGCTACAGCTGCTGCTGTTGCAATTGATAATCACACCAAGAGTGAATTACATCGTGTTGGACACGATGACAATAATAAAACATACTCAGATGAAGATGAAAGTGATTACGAAATAGTTAATACTGACGAATATCAGTAa
- the LOC129910537 gene encoding uncharacterized protein LOC129910537 isoform X2: MIHIKPLGLLFLLIFFYWFYKNIFSVQIIPPDELQLKMKALMERVETTRAENPALFCLVASSSLGALAVLGHYLSGSTVVLICLIAAVIFSTKYNFKILKRKKIDNTNLIKLQENEFDEFLPEVNESNMSLLERASDQSSVALPAEEGEEKSEEIPSFLMIPDCIPEIDENSTDEDDALGIGVPDEILNEHRSRSAEIEFKKGHFKKDSSVSTSSSSDEENLSKGLKFPDHSNVEDHGSSTTQSKQSELSQQMQQSLIMSRTILPSLVTGLVSWAGGSSAVATAAAVAIDNHTKSELHRVGHDDNNKTYSDEDESDYEIVNTDEYQ; this comes from the exons AT GATACACATAAAACCATTAGGTTTACTATTTCTCCTAATATTCTTTTATTGGTtctataaaaacattttctctGTGCAAATAATCCCACCTGATGAATTGCAATTGAAAATGAAGGCACTTATGGAGCGAGTTGAAACAACTCGTGCTGAAAATCCTGCACTTTTTTGTTTAGTGGCCTCATCGTCTTTAGGAGCATTGGCCGTTTTGGGACATTATTTATCCGGTTCAACGGTTGTGCTAATTTGTCTTATTGCTGCTGTTATATTTTCAActaaatataatttcaaaattttgaaaagaaagaaaatag ataatacaaatttgattaaattaCAAGAAAATGAATTTGATGAATTTTTACCCGAAGTCAATGAGAGTAATATGTCGCTTTTGGAGCGTGCCAGTGATCAATCCAGTGTCGCCCTTCCTGCCGAGGAGGGTGAAGAAAAAAGTGAGGAAATTCCCTCATTTTTAATGATCCCTGATTGCATACCCGAAATTGACGAAAACTCAACTGACGAGGATGATGCCTTGGGTATAGGTGTACCCGACGAAATATTAAACGAACATCGATCTCGATCTGCCGAaatcgagttcaaaaaaggACATTTCAAAAAGGATTCTTCCGTATCGACATCTTCATCGTCCGATGAAGAAAACCTATCCAAGGGTTTGAAATTTCCCGATCATTCGAATGTCGAAGATCATGGATCATCAACAACACAATCAAAACAATCTGAACTCAGTCAACAAATGCAACAGTCTCTGATTATGTCGcgtaccattttaccaagtctTGTTACAGGATTGGTATCATGGGCAGGTGGCAGTAGTGCAGTTGCTACAGCTGCTGCTGTTGCAATTGATAATCACACCAAGAGTGAATTACATCGTGTTGGACACGATGACAATAATAAAACATACTCAGATGAAGATGAAAGTGATTACGAAATAGTTAATACTGACGAATATCAGTAa